Genomic DNA from Setaria italica strain Yugu1 chromosome V, Setaria_italica_v2.0, whole genome shotgun sequence:
CTCTCAAGCAAGCATCACCAAAACTTAGCACCCCCTTTGTTCCATTCCTAGATCCGCCGCTGCCAAGAAGTGACAGAGCGGCATGCGAGGTGGGCAGGTCGAGTGCAAAGAGCAGTGGGCAGATGCTGTCCACGTGTTGGTACAGAAGTACAGGTCGAGTGCAAAGAGAAGTGATTTGTACAGGGTGGTCATGTCTAAGCAATACCTTTTGTTCTCCATCCCAGACATTGTTAGGCGAGGCGAGAACCAACCACATTGCCACTCCACCCTCTAATAATCTCCCTTGCTTAACCGGCCTAGAAACTCATGCCAGCCACTTTCCAAAATTTCGGCGACGACCATGCATGGAACTGCCCACAGCTTCACATTATCCACATGAATACTTATTCATTTTTCGCGAGCACACGTGCTGATGTGCACATAATTTTCTCATTTTCCACTAGTATTTTGCTCGAGCTGGTATAGGGTCAGTAGGAGTATGGAGCGTGATACCAATGATTGCCACGAACCCCACAGGGACCGGACACCGGAGGCCCGCCGGCCGGACCATCTGCAACGGCGAGCGGCGCACGATCCGCAGCACGGCCAAGACCACCGGGCCGGGCACGCCGTGGCCGAGCTGAGCGGTCGCCATCATCCGTCAAGCGACGGCGAGCGTGCTGCCCTGCGCCACGGCAGTACAGCGGTGTGGGTCGACGGATCATCGGTGCCGTCCCGTCGTCCTCCAGTCTCTCCGGACAGTGTGCACTTTGGTTGTGTCAGCGGTTGAGAGGCCACACGTACGATCCAAGCACAGCGGTCGCACGGTCAGATCAGGGGCATGATTGGTTGGTTCATGTCCACGACGTGCCGTGCCACCGGATTATAGATTCTTTTAGACGTAATGTTCAGTTTAGGTCCTAAAAAATACAGCACGCAAAAACTTAGGTCCGGTTTAGTGTTAGACTATTGTAATTATAGTATGTATAATTATAGTAGTCAGCACTTGATTTTAGGCATATACGCCTGTGCGGTTGGCTTAGAGCCACCCCGGCCTCCATATGTATATACGCACATTGCTATGGAATAGATTGATTTTATTCCCACAATTACTCTTTCATGGTATCAGACGCGGTTCGCTCCTGCGGCCGCGCTTCCGCaaaccctcgccgccgctgatTCGTCGCCGGCTATCGTAAATCCCAAGACCAACGCTGTCCTCCGGACGCCGGTCCTTCCTCACCGTCGCTGTCCAGCGGACGCCggctcttctttttttttttcctcctgccGCTGATCTCTCGCCAGGACTTCACGTTCTGACGTGACCCAATTTGCTTCCAATCCAGCGTGTGCTTCCGATTGCTGGCCTCATCGTGACTTCGTCCGCTAGTCTGGTCGCGACTCGCGAACGCCCAACCGTCGCGTCTCCCTCCCGATGGCTGACAACGACGacgctgcagccgccgccaaggccgCGGAGGACCAGCGCCTCGCGGCTGAGGCCGAAGCCCGCCGTGCCGAGGAAGCCCGCCTCCGTGCTGCTGCTCTGGACGAGTATGAGCGCGCCCATGAGGCCCTCTGGGCGCAAGCCACTGCCGTCGTCAACGTGAAGGCGCTCATCCCTGTCATCCTCGATCAGGCGACGAACACCTACACCAAGTGGCGCGGCATGTTCCTCACCGTCCTCGGCAAATATGCCCTGACTCGTCACGTCATTGAGGATGAAGCTTTCCCGTCGCGCCCAGCATGGGTTCAAGTTGATTGCTGCGTCCTGACTTGGATCTACAACACCGTCTCCAGCGACCTGCAGCAATCTCTAATGATGCGGCCGGGCCCCGCTCGCGGGGTGTGGTGCTATCTCGAGGACGAGTTCCTCGGCCAAAAGGAGTCCCGGGCGCTTCTGCTCGAGACGAAATTCCGCAACTTCCGCCAAGAGTCCCTGAGCATCACCGACTACTGCCGCCAGCTCGAGTCGATGGCGGCTTCCCTTGCCGAGTTCGGCGATCCCATCGGCGATCGGCAGATGGTGCTCACGCTCCTTCGCGGCCTCGGTGGCAAGTTCCGCCACATGGTGTCCATCCTCAAGATGCACAGGCCGTTCCCCACGTTCGCGGAGGCACGAACGCACCTACTGTTGGAGGAGTTGGAAATCGACGCACGTCCTCCGTCCCCGCCATCCGCACTCGTCGCTGCAACGCCGCGGCCTGCAGCTCCCGGGGTTCCAGCACCTCCACGTTCGGGGGCGCCTCCTCCAGCACGTCCCCCGGCGCCAAACGGCCAACGCACCGGCcgtcgtcgcggccgcggtggaCGCAACGGCCAGCAGCAAGGCCAATCGGCGCTCCCTGGTGGCGCCCCTCCAGCTGGACAGGGAGGTGCACCCCCCGGCATGCATCCGTCCTTCACGCACCCATGGGCTGGCACTGTACGGCTGTGGCCATATGACCAGTCCGGGCGCCCACCACTGCCGCCAGCGTTCAGCGCCGTTCCACAGTACAACGGTTTTGGCGCCAGCAGCTTTGGCGGCGCACCCAGCGCCTATGGCGGCTTCTACGGCACTCCATCCCCTCCGTACGGCACGTACTACGGGGGAGCTGCACCCCTAGGCTTCCAGGCGCCCGCACCGACGTACCAAGCGGCGCCCTGGAACCCCACTCACGGTGGTGCATGGCATCAGGACGCCCTTGCACACTCCTTCAACACCATGACGCTCAACCCGCCGAACGCTACTTCCGAGTGGTACGCCGACTCCGGTGCAGGTTCGCACATGACCTCGGACGCTGGTAAACTCTCCACCACTTCCTCGCCCACTTCATTCACTCCTTCATCTATCATTGTGGGAAACGGTGCCTTGCTCCCTGTCACAGCCACTGGATCACATACTTTTTCTTTACCGCATCGCAATTTAGTTCTCAATAATGTGCTGGTGTCTCCCAACATTATTAAGAATTTAATTTCTATTCGTCGCTTTACCACCGACAATAATTGCTCCATTGAGTTTGATCCCTTTGGCCTTTCTGTGAAGGATTTGCAAACCAGGAACGTGATCGCCAGGTGCAATAGCTCCGGTGACATCTACCCATTCTATgcaccctccaccaccacctctgcgTTCCTCGCTGCACCCACCTCCCTTTGGCATCGTCGTCTCGGTCATCTTGGGCGTGAAGCTTTGTCCAAACTTATTACCTCCAGTGTCATTTCCTGTAATAAAGATGATGTCAACCACATATGTCATGCGTGCCAACTTGGTCGTCATGCACGTTTGCCGTTCAGTTCATCTACCTCGCGAGCTTCTCATAATTTTGATTTAATACACTGTGATTTATGGACCTCCCCAATTGTTAGTGTGTCGGGCTATAAATATTATTTAGTAATTCTTGATGATTGCTCCCACTACATTTGGACGTTTCCCCTCCGCCTAAAATCCGAGACTTTTTCCACCCTTGCCAGTTTCTTCACTTTTATTCGCACACAATTTGGCACCACCATCAAGAGTGTCCAGTGCGATAACGGCCGTGAATTTGATAATTCTCAGGCACGCACGTTCTTTCTCTCCCACGGTGTTGCACTCCGCATGTCGTGTCCATATACTT
This window encodes:
- the LOC111257317 gene encoding uncharacterized protein LOC111257317, translated to MADNDDAAAAAKAAEDQRLAAEAEARRAEEARLRAAALDEYERAHEALWAQATAVVNVKALIPVILDQATNTYTKWRGMFLTVLGKYALTRHVIEDEAFPSRPAWVQVDCCVLTWIYNTVSSDLQQSLMMRPGPARGVWCYLEDEFLGQKESRALLLETKFRNFRQESLSITDYCRQLESMAASLAEFGDPIGDRQMVLTLLRGLGGKFRHMVSILKMHRPFPTFAEARTHLLLEELEIDARPPSPPSALVAATPRPAAPGVPAPPRSGAPPPARPPAPNGQRTGRRRGRGGRNGQQQGQSALPGGAPPAGQGGAPPGMHPSFTHPWAGTVRLWPYDQSGRPPLPPAFSAVPQYNGFGASSFGGAPSAYGGFYGTPSPPYGTYYGGAAPLGFQAPAPTYQAAPWNPTHGGAWHQDALAHSFNTMTLNPPNATSEWYADSGAGSHMTSDAGKLSTTSSPTSFTPSSIIVGNGALLPVTATGSHTFSLPHRNLVLNNVLVSPNIIKNLISIRRFTTDNNCSIEFDPFGLSVKDLQTRNVIARCNSSGDIYPFYAPSTTTSAFLAAPTSLWHRRLGHLGREALSKLITSSVISCNKDDVNHICHACQLGRHARLPFSSSTSRASHNFDLIHCDLWTSPIVSVSGYKYYLVILDDCSHYIWTFPLRLKSETFSTLASFFTFIRTQFGTTIKSVQCDNGREFDNSQARTFFLSHGVALRMSCPYTSQQNGRAERSLRTINNILRSLLFQASLPPVYWVEALHTATYLVNRLPTKTLAFSTPYTSLYSTQPSYDHLRVFGYYSIGSSCCAWYCTHAWHCSST